A region of Anaeromusa acidaminophila DSM 3853 DNA encodes the following proteins:
- a CDS encoding ribosomal L7Ae/L30e/S12e/Gadd45 family protein gives MKPDAFKVSRKVVGIKQVSKAVERGEAVTVFVAADAEPRLVQGLLALLEKHNVPLDESATMQELGRACGIEVGASAVALLRDM, from the coding sequence ATGAAACCGGATGCTTTCAAGGTAAGCCGCAAGGTTGTCGGAATTAAGCAGGTAAGCAAAGCGGTAGAACGAGGCGAGGCGGTCACAGTTTTTGTGGCGGCTGACGCGGAGCCGCGATTAGTGCAAGGGCTGTTGGCTCTTCTGGAAAAGCACAATGTGCCCCTGGATGAATCGGCAACGATGCAAGAGCTTGGTCGGGCGTGTGGGATTGAAGTTGGCGCTTCGGCTGTGGCGCTTCTCCGCGATATGTGA
- the rpoC gene encoding DNA-directed RNA polymerase subunit beta' produces the protein MLDVNNFDSMRIGLASPEQIRKWSYGEVKKPETINYRTLKPERDGLFCEKIFGPTRDWECHCGKYKRIRYKGIVCDRCGVEVTRSKVRRERMGHIELAAPVSHIWYFKGIPSRMGLILDVSPRSLEKVLYFASYLVLDAGETSLMKKQLLSENEYREARDKYGAAFKVGMGAEAVKQLLDELDLETLSKELRRELKEVSGQRKVRAIRRLEVVEAFRKSGNRPSWMIMDVVPVIPPELRPMVQLDGGRFATSDLNDLYRRVINRNNRLKRLLDLGAPDIIVRNEKRMLQEAVDALIDNGRRGRPVTGPGNRPLKSLSDMLKGKQGRFRQNLLGKRVDYSGRSVIVVGPELKLHQCGLPKEMALELFKPFVMKKLVNAGHAHNIKSAKRMVERVKPEVWDVLEEVIKEHPVLLNRAPTLHRLGIQAFEPVLTEGRAIKLHPLVCTAYNADFDGDQMAVHVPLSAEAQAEARLLMLSAHNILSTKDGKPVAVPTQDMVLGAYYLTIVKENQKGEGKVLSDINEALLAYQHEELSLQAEVKVRMKVPAFVQEKLGMEVIEKELLVVTTLGRLLFNEELPEEIRHYYLEDGFIHLGKLMDKKELGKLVAESYRLFGNSRTAAILDSVKRLGYHYACLAGVTVAISDIIIPPKKKEILAEAETQVDKIDMLYRRGLITEDERYQKVIKLWTTATDDITKAMMENLDRFNNPVYMMANSGARGNIQQIRQLAGMRGLMADPSGRIIDLPIKANFREGLTVLEYFISTHGARKGLADTALRTADSGYLTRRLVDVAQDVIVREDDCDVVGINLVRERARLAKQGRLNLIELKEKLGGRVTAQDVLDYKTGEVVVEAETLLEDEQLQLIYESDILDVTVWSINEGEEDEYVTITVGETDVNIRSAIRTSMIRDMVGRPAEEIVRTTEGEELLPKGEILTEAMVDTILDSDVREVKVRCNDIRGIEVSAITEGNSVIEPLKDRIVGRIVAEEIVDPESGRVIVPLNTMIDETLADEVVKVRKTVKIRSVLTCRSRYGVCIHCYGRNLATGHIVDVGEAVGIIAAQSIGEPGTQLTMRTFHTGGVAGDDITQGLPRVEELFEARKPKRQAILSEVTGAVDVKDVKGARKVTVITPEGEERIYPIPYGARIIVQTGHSVQPGDRLTEGSANPHDILRICGVGATQRYLVYEVQKVYKSQGVEINDKHIEVMVRQMMHKVKIEESGDSEVLPGEYVDVNTLEEDNALVVETGGEPAVGRPILLGITKASLATDSFLSAASFQETTRVLTEAAIKGKIDPLLGLKENVIIGKLIPAGTGMSRYRNIRIIDRERPIMAPADEMADEAVSDLLENGEE, from the coding sequence TTGTTGGACGTGAATAACTTTGACTCCATGCGTATTGGATTGGCTTCGCCGGAACAAATCCGCAAGTGGTCCTATGGGGAAGTGAAGAAGCCGGAGACAATCAACTACCGGACCTTAAAGCCGGAACGGGACGGTCTCTTTTGCGAAAAAATCTTCGGACCCACACGCGATTGGGAATGCCATTGCGGAAAATACAAGCGCATTCGTTACAAAGGTATTGTCTGCGACCGCTGCGGCGTTGAAGTAACCCGCTCTAAAGTGCGCCGCGAACGAATGGGCCATATTGAACTGGCAGCGCCGGTTTCTCATATTTGGTACTTCAAAGGTATCCCCAGTCGGATGGGGTTGATTTTAGATGTTTCTCCCCGTTCTTTGGAAAAAGTATTGTACTTTGCTTCTTACCTAGTGTTGGATGCGGGGGAAACTTCGCTAATGAAGAAACAACTTCTTAGCGAAAACGAATACCGCGAAGCTAGGGATAAATACGGAGCTGCTTTTAAAGTTGGCATGGGCGCGGAAGCGGTCAAGCAATTACTGGATGAGCTGGATCTGGAAACCTTGAGCAAAGAGCTGCGCCGGGAACTGAAAGAAGTTAGCGGCCAGCGGAAAGTACGCGCCATTCGCCGTTTGGAAGTGGTGGAGGCATTCCGCAAGTCTGGGAATCGTCCTTCGTGGATGATTATGGACGTAGTGCCGGTAATTCCGCCGGAACTTCGCCCCATGGTGCAGCTTGACGGCGGGCGCTTTGCCACGTCGGATTTGAACGATCTGTACCGTCGCGTGATTAACCGTAATAATCGGCTGAAGCGTCTGCTTGATTTGGGCGCTCCCGATATTATTGTACGCAATGAAAAACGTATGCTGCAGGAAGCCGTCGACGCTTTGATTGATAATGGTCGTCGTGGTCGCCCGGTTACCGGGCCGGGAAATCGGCCCCTCAAGTCTTTGAGCGATATGCTCAAAGGCAAACAGGGCCGTTTCCGTCAGAACTTGTTGGGCAAACGTGTTGACTATTCGGGCCGTTCCGTTATTGTTGTCGGTCCGGAACTGAAGCTGCACCAATGCGGCTTGCCGAAAGAAATGGCCTTAGAGCTGTTTAAACCTTTTGTGATGAAAAAGCTGGTCAATGCCGGGCATGCTCATAACATCAAAAGCGCCAAGCGCATGGTGGAACGGGTGAAGCCGGAAGTGTGGGATGTGCTGGAAGAAGTTATCAAGGAACATCCTGTGCTGTTGAACCGCGCTCCGACGTTGCATAGATTAGGCATTCAGGCCTTTGAACCTGTCTTGACGGAAGGTCGCGCAATTAAGCTGCATCCGTTGGTATGTACCGCTTATAACGCTGACTTTGACGGTGACCAAATGGCTGTTCACGTGCCGCTGTCTGCAGAAGCGCAAGCGGAAGCACGCCTTTTGATGCTGTCGGCTCATAATATTCTTTCGACGAAAGATGGCAAGCCGGTAGCGGTACCGACGCAGGATATGGTTCTGGGCGCGTACTATCTGACTATTGTTAAGGAAAACCAAAAAGGCGAAGGCAAGGTGCTGTCTGATATTAACGAAGCCCTTTTGGCCTATCAGCATGAGGAACTTTCTTTGCAGGCGGAAGTCAAAGTGCGCATGAAAGTGCCTGCCTTTGTTCAGGAAAAACTGGGCATGGAAGTGATCGAGAAAGAACTGCTGGTTGTTACGACACTTGGTCGGTTGCTCTTTAATGAAGAGCTGCCCGAAGAGATCCGTCACTACTATCTGGAAGACGGCTTTATTCACCTGGGCAAGCTCATGGATAAAAAGGAACTAGGCAAGCTGGTGGCTGAGTCCTATCGCCTTTTTGGCAATTCGCGGACGGCTGCTATCTTGGATAGCGTCAAGCGTCTGGGCTATCATTATGCCTGCTTGGCTGGCGTAACTGTTGCCATTTCGGATATTATCATTCCGCCGAAGAAGAAAGAAATTTTGGCAGAAGCGGAAACGCAGGTTGACAAAATCGACATGCTGTACCGCCGTGGTTTGATTACCGAAGATGAGCGATACCAAAAAGTGATTAAGCTGTGGACGACAGCGACTGACGATATTACCAAAGCGATGATGGAAAACTTGGATCGCTTCAACAATCCGGTTTACATGATGGCTAACTCCGGCGCCCGCGGTAACATCCAGCAGATTCGTCAGCTGGCTGGTATGCGCGGTCTGATGGCGGATCCGTCCGGTCGGATTATCGACTTGCCGATTAAGGCGAACTTCCGTGAAGGCCTTACGGTTTTGGAATACTTTATTTCCACTCACGGCGCTCGTAAAGGTTTGGCTGATACGGCGCTTCGGACGGCGGATTCCGGTTATTTGACCCGCCGTCTGGTTGACGTGGCGCAGGATGTCATCGTTCGCGAAGACGACTGCGATGTAGTCGGCATTAACTTGGTGCGCGAACGGGCGCGTCTGGCTAAACAGGGACGTCTGAACTTGATTGAACTCAAAGAAAAGCTTGGCGGTCGTGTGACGGCGCAGGATGTGCTGGATTACAAAACAGGCGAAGTGGTTGTGGAAGCGGAAACGCTGTTGGAAGACGAGCAACTGCAGCTTATTTATGAAAGCGACATTTTGGATGTTACCGTCTGGAGCATCAATGAAGGTGAAGAAGACGAGTATGTAACGATTACCGTAGGCGAGACCGATGTGAATATCCGAAGCGCCATTCGGACTTCGATGATTCGCGATATGGTAGGACGTCCTGCCGAAGAGATTGTTCGTACAACTGAAGGCGAAGAATTGCTGCCTAAAGGCGAAATTCTTACGGAAGCCATGGTGGATACGATTTTGGACAGCGATGTCCGTGAAGTTAAAGTCCGCTGCAATGACATCCGCGGTATTGAAGTATCGGCCATTACTGAAGGCAATAGTGTTATTGAACCGTTGAAAGACCGCATCGTCGGCCGTATTGTGGCCGAAGAAATTGTGGATCCCGAATCCGGTCGCGTCATTGTGCCTTTGAATACGATGATTGATGAGACTTTGGCGGATGAAGTAGTCAAAGTCCGCAAAACCGTTAAGATTCGTTCCGTGTTGACTTGCCGCTCGCGTTACGGTGTATGCATTCATTGCTATGGCCGCAACTTGGCGACCGGGCATATTGTCGATGTCGGCGAAGCGGTAGGTATTATTGCTGCGCAGTCTATCGGCGAGCCTGGTACGCAGTTGACCATGCGTACGTTCCATACGGGCGGTGTAGCTGGCGATGATATTACCCAGGGTCTGCCTCGTGTTGAGGAATTGTTTGAAGCGCGCAAACCTAAACGTCAGGCGATCTTGAGTGAAGTGACCGGCGCAGTAGATGTCAAGGACGTCAAAGGCGCCCGCAAGGTTACTGTCATTACGCCCGAAGGGGAAGAGCGCATCTATCCGATTCCTTACGGGGCGCGTATCATCGTGCAGACCGGACATTCCGTGCAGCCTGGAGACCGTCTGACCGAGGGCTCTGCTAATCCTCATGACATTCTGCGCATTTGCGGCGTCGGTGCGACCCAGCGCTACCTGGTGTATGAAGTACAGAAAGTGTACAAATCTCAGGGCGTTGAGATTAACGACAAGCATATTGAAGTTATGGTGCGTCAGATGATGCATAAGGTTAAAATCGAAGAATCCGGCGACAGTGAAGTGCTGCCGGGTGAATATGTGGATGTTAACACCTTGGAAGAAGATAATGCATTGGTTGTGGAAACAGGCGGCGAACCGGCTGTGGGTCGTCCCATTCTGCTGGGCATTACCAAGGCTTCCTTGGCTACGGACTCGTTCTTATCGGCTGCGTCCTTCCAAGAAACGACTCGCGTGTTGACGGAAGCGGCTATTAAGGGCAAAATTGACCCCTTGCTGGGGCTCAAAGAGAACGTAATTATCGGCAAATTGATTCCTGCGGGTACCGGCATGAGTCGTTACCGCAACATTCGTATTATCGACCGTGAGCGGCCTATTATGGCGCCGGCGGATGAAATGGCGGATGAAGCAGTGAGTGATTTGCTCGAAAATGGCGAAGAGTAA